In one window of Episyrphus balteatus chromosome 3, idEpiBalt1.1, whole genome shotgun sequence DNA:
- the LOC129913395 gene encoding NPC intracellular cholesterol transporter 2-like has protein sequence MFVRLLVLSTLICSAFGAGTAVKKCSGNKPFPLEVRVLNCDVPPCNVVKGQDMEFEIDFVVFNYTTTMKTLVRATTIGLTVPYELPDDVSNVCKNLKYGAYCPLYPEEDVTYKFIFPISNVYPEISVKIEISIVDQTKTVVSCFVCDIKVRKGSSVGLQIN, from the exons ATGTTCGTTCGGTTATTGGTCCTTTCAACTTTAATATGCAGTGCATTTGGAGCTGGGACTGCTGTTAAGAAAT gtTCAGGAAATAAACCTTTTCCATTAGAGGTTCGAGTTTTGAATTGTGATGTACCGCCCTGCAATGTTGTCAAAGGACAGGATATGgaatttgaaattgattttgttgttt ttaattatacTACTACAATGAAAACACTCGTTAGAGCAACTACAATCGGATTAACTGTACCATACGAATTACCAGATGACGTTAGTAATGTAtgtaaaaatctcaaatatGGAGCCTATTGTCCTTTGTATCCCGAAGAAGATGTAACATATAAATTCATATTTCCAATTAGTAATGTTTATCCGGAAATTAgtgtgaaaattgaaatttccatTGTCGATCAGACAAAAACGGTTGTAAGTTGTTTTGTGTGTGATATTAAAGTGAGAAAAGGATCATCTGTAGgattacaaataaattaa
- the LOC129913392 gene encoding NPC intracellular cholesterol transporter 2-like has product MLRSVILFLAIFAVAVSATNVKKCKKGPLPISTIIEGCETLPCDVIKGTTAIMNAQFVGTHDNIRSMTTKVRATVLGLTVPYALPDDVADVCANLLDGATCPIDEGEDAIYSFKFPIDNSYPEISVKVEVSLVDDDTNEPVACFVADIKVKKGSSL; this is encoded by the exons ATGCTGCGTTCTGTGATTTTATTCTTGGCTATTTTTGCTGTTGCAGTTTCTGCAACGAATGTCAAAAAAT gcAAAAAAGGACCACTCCCAATATCGACTATCATTGAAGGATGTGAAACTTTACCATGTGATGTGATTAAAGGAACCACTGCAATAATGAACGCACAATTTGTTGGAA cTCACGATAATATTAGATCAATGACAACTAAAGTCAGAGCCACAGTACTTGGATTGACAGTTCCTTATGCATTGCCCGATGATGTAGCTGATGTTTGTGCAAACTTATTAGATGGAGCAACATGTCCTATCGATGAAGGCGAAGATGCTATTTATAGCTTCAAGTTCCCCATTGACAATTCTTATCCTGAGATTTCAGTTAAAGTAGAAGTTTCATTGGTTGATGACGACACAAATGAACCGGTGGCATGTTTTGTTGCCGATATTAAAGTTAAGAAAGGATCTTCTCTTTAA
- the LOC129913390 gene encoding E3 ubiquitin-protein ligase FANCL — MYKIYTNSQFSSIRFTDFDRFKGHYLQLGFDNTKNYTIFDHSLPKGIQWEDVLLSTSSSVKCFLDQFFKFLEELKDFYTNLADIDELCYVVQPLRPSTKENWRIFKLKDRVFVKIVLDPFTSSPVNLNLYGPTYEVESLRSILSEGLKNWDTEMDVHANLLRTFELTYFPMVNEGTEECCNICYCYQLEEHVPFISCDNRSCSLVYHAICLKEWFTTLADGKVFLDVSFGACPFCKTKLSTTFADMLK, encoded by the exons ATGTACAAGATTTATACCAATTCCCAATTCAGTTCCATTCGATTTACAGACTTTGATCGATTCAAAGGACACTACTTACAACTTGGATttgacaatacaaaaaattatacaatattCGATCATAGTCTTCCAAAAGGTATTCAATGGGAAGACGTTTTACTCTCAACAAGTTCATCAGTTAAATGCTTTTtagatcaattttttaaatttcttgaagaaTTGAAAgacttttatacaaatttagCTGACATAGATGAACTTTGTTATGTCGTTCAACCTTTAAGACCCTCCACAAAAGAAAATTGGagaatattcaaattaaaagaCAGAGTCTTTGTAAAAATTGTTCTCGATCCTTTTACATCTTCTCCAGTTAATTTGAATCTTTATGGACCAACTTATGAAGTCGAATCACTTCGTTCAATTTTAAGTGAAGGTTTGAAAAATTGGGATACTGAAATGGATGTTCATGCAAATTTGTTGAGAACATTTGAGTTGACTTATTTCCCGATGGTCAATGAAGGGACGGAAGAATGTTGTAATATTTGTTATTGTTATCAGTTAGAGGAACATGTTCCATTTATTTCATGTGATAATAGAAGTTGCAGTTTGGTATATCATGCAATATGTTTGAAGGAATGGTTTACTACATTGGCTGATGGGAAGGTGTTTTTGGATGTTTCATTTGGGGCATGTCCATTTTGTAAGACG AAACTTTCTACTACATTTGCTGATATGTTGAAATAA
- the LOC129913389 gene encoding protein cereblon isoform X2, whose product MDIDSEDPNLGRENVEEVAESPAVVATGSRQVIDTEDSPESDDSAESQSAVLRRVSRVNSEPNNPTETSSDDDGEPMRSYIIAPWEPDDEAVHMSDSEIEIEIERDERDLTELLTLERFSNTDEDASDPDAEQRARDNEIRFDTNLPAEHSYLGTNMNRVSGVEYLDTGRIHRIMLFMHQHIIFPGEVLPFMIPGFIIEADIDSDNGLLFGVAFGHVRCPKTQAMYGVTCQIYEKGTDERGHTLIKSRALQRFITTNDTRREHLEYITSGLQLKTFGYIKILPEISLPDPLASINIGSMNRFRDIPGLAGYLSDFRATTTIWPKHVFNQFTISSIIEKVLKSLETNKVQSMPTDPTRLSFWLSRNAHISEDQLSKIFMTDCTNVRMRMIADSFSDGSVFVCRVCRNPIAHCRELFAMSKHGVQSQYCNSSGYIHETNTVYKVFPNAITFSGEPSSEFSWFPGYEWHIIVCKMCNRHIGWQFRANGDNLSPVLFYGITGASVKVSKKNETRTLRNNLFSNLFQLIDL is encoded by the exons ATGGATATTGATTCAGAAG ACCCAAATTTAGGACGTGAAAATGTTGAGGAAGTCGCAGAGTCTCCTGCAGTTGTTGCCACTGGATCACGCCAAGTAATTGATACTGAAGATTCCCCAGAATCTGACGACAGTGCAGAATCTCAAAGTGCGGTTTTACGAAGAGTTTCGAGAGTTAACAGTGAACCGAATAATCCGACTGAGACAAGTTCCGATGATGATGGAGAACCAA TGAGGTCTTACATTATAGCACCCTGGGAGCCCGACGACGAAGCTGTCCACATGTCTGATtcggaaattgaaattgaaatcg AACGTGACGAGCGAGATCTTACAGAGTTGTTGACATTGGAACGTTTTTCAAATACCGACGAAGATGCCTCTGATCCGGATGCCGAACAACGAGCAAGAGATAATGAAATTCGTTTTGATACAAATCTACCCGCCGAACACTCGTATCTGGGTACGAATATGAATCGAGTGTCTGGAGTTGAGTACTTGGACACAGGCAGGATACATCGAATTATGCTATTCATGCATCAACACATTATATTCCCTGGCGAAGTGCTGCCATTTATGATTCCTGGATTTATAATTGAAGCGGACATTGATTCGGATAATGGTTTGTTGTTTGGAGTAGCGTTTGGTCATGTGCGATGTCCCAAAACACAGGCAATGTACGGAGTGACTTGTCAGATTTATGAGAAGGGAACTGATGAACGAGGTCATACGCTTATTAAGTCGAGAGCTTTGCAGAGATTTATAACAACTAATGATACAAGAAGAGa GCATTTGGAATACATCACATCAGGACTACAACTAAAAACTTTTGGCTATATCAAAATTTTACCTGAAATCAGTTTGCCTGATCCGCTAGCATCGATAAATATAGGAAGCATGAATAGATTTCGTGATATCCCAGGACTAGCTGGCTATTTGAGTGATTTTCGAGCTACAACAACAATCTGGCCAAAGCATGTCTTCAATCAGTTTACAATAAGTTCAATTATAGAAAAAGTGCTCAAATCGTTGGAAACAAATAAAGTGCAATCAATGCCAACAGATCCAACAAGACTTTCCTTTTGGTTGAGTCGCAATGCTCATATATCAGAGGATCAATTGAGTAAAATATTCATGACTGATTGTACAAATGTTCGAATGCGGATGATTGCAGATTCATTTAGTgat GGTTCCGTATTTGTTTGTCGAGTTTGTCGCAATCCCATTGCACATTGTCGGGAATTGTTTGCAATGTCAAAACATGGCGTTCAATCACAGTATTGCAATTCAT CGGGTTATATACACGAGACAAATACTGTATATAAAGTGTTTCCGAATGCCATTACTTTTAGTGGAGAGCCATCGAGTGAATTCAGCTGGTTTCctgg ttatgaatggCACATTATTGTTTGTAAAATGTGCAATCGTCACATTGGATGGCAGTTCCGTGCCAATGGTGATAATTTGAGTCCAGTTCTTTTTTATGGAATTACCGGTGCCAGTGTTAAGGtgtcaaagaaaaatgaaacaagAACACTGCGTAATAATCTTTTTagtaatttatttcaattgatTGATTTGTAG
- the LOC129913389 gene encoding protein cereblon isoform X1, which translates to MDIDSEVDPNLGRENVEEVAESPAVVATGSRQVIDTEDSPESDDSAESQSAVLRRVSRVNSEPNNPTETSSDDDGEPMRSYIIAPWEPDDEAVHMSDSEIEIEIERDERDLTELLTLERFSNTDEDASDPDAEQRARDNEIRFDTNLPAEHSYLGTNMNRVSGVEYLDTGRIHRIMLFMHQHIIFPGEVLPFMIPGFIIEADIDSDNGLLFGVAFGHVRCPKTQAMYGVTCQIYEKGTDERGHTLIKSRALQRFITTNDTRREHLEYITSGLQLKTFGYIKILPEISLPDPLASINIGSMNRFRDIPGLAGYLSDFRATTTIWPKHVFNQFTISSIIEKVLKSLETNKVQSMPTDPTRLSFWLSRNAHISEDQLSKIFMTDCTNVRMRMIADSFSDGSVFVCRVCRNPIAHCRELFAMSKHGVQSQYCNSSGYIHETNTVYKVFPNAITFSGEPSSEFSWFPGYEWHIIVCKMCNRHIGWQFRANGDNLSPVLFYGITGASVKVSKKNETRTLRNNLFSNLFQLIDL; encoded by the exons ATGGATATTGATTCAGAAG TAGACCCAAATTTAGGACGTGAAAATGTTGAGGAAGTCGCAGAGTCTCCTGCAGTTGTTGCCACTGGATCACGCCAAGTAATTGATACTGAAGATTCCCCAGAATCTGACGACAGTGCAGAATCTCAAAGTGCGGTTTTACGAAGAGTTTCGAGAGTTAACAGTGAACCGAATAATCCGACTGAGACAAGTTCCGATGATGATGGAGAACCAA TGAGGTCTTACATTATAGCACCCTGGGAGCCCGACGACGAAGCTGTCCACATGTCTGATtcggaaattgaaattgaaatcg AACGTGACGAGCGAGATCTTACAGAGTTGTTGACATTGGAACGTTTTTCAAATACCGACGAAGATGCCTCTGATCCGGATGCCGAACAACGAGCAAGAGATAATGAAATTCGTTTTGATACAAATCTACCCGCCGAACACTCGTATCTGGGTACGAATATGAATCGAGTGTCTGGAGTTGAGTACTTGGACACAGGCAGGATACATCGAATTATGCTATTCATGCATCAACACATTATATTCCCTGGCGAAGTGCTGCCATTTATGATTCCTGGATTTATAATTGAAGCGGACATTGATTCGGATAATGGTTTGTTGTTTGGAGTAGCGTTTGGTCATGTGCGATGTCCCAAAACACAGGCAATGTACGGAGTGACTTGTCAGATTTATGAGAAGGGAACTGATGAACGAGGTCATACGCTTATTAAGTCGAGAGCTTTGCAGAGATTTATAACAACTAATGATACAAGAAGAGa GCATTTGGAATACATCACATCAGGACTACAACTAAAAACTTTTGGCTATATCAAAATTTTACCTGAAATCAGTTTGCCTGATCCGCTAGCATCGATAAATATAGGAAGCATGAATAGATTTCGTGATATCCCAGGACTAGCTGGCTATTTGAGTGATTTTCGAGCTACAACAACAATCTGGCCAAAGCATGTCTTCAATCAGTTTACAATAAGTTCAATTATAGAAAAAGTGCTCAAATCGTTGGAAACAAATAAAGTGCAATCAATGCCAACAGATCCAACAAGACTTTCCTTTTGGTTGAGTCGCAATGCTCATATATCAGAGGATCAATTGAGTAAAATATTCATGACTGATTGTACAAATGTTCGAATGCGGATGATTGCAGATTCATTTAGTgat GGTTCCGTATTTGTTTGTCGAGTTTGTCGCAATCCCATTGCACATTGTCGGGAATTGTTTGCAATGTCAAAACATGGCGTTCAATCACAGTATTGCAATTCAT CGGGTTATATACACGAGACAAATACTGTATATAAAGTGTTTCCGAATGCCATTACTTTTAGTGGAGAGCCATCGAGTGAATTCAGCTGGTTTCctgg ttatgaatggCACATTATTGTTTGTAAAATGTGCAATCGTCACATTGGATGGCAGTTCCGTGCCAATGGTGATAATTTGAGTCCAGTTCTTTTTTATGGAATTACCGGTGCCAGTGTTAAGGtgtcaaagaaaaatgaaacaagAACACTGCGTAATAATCTTTTTagtaatttatttcaattgatTGATTTGTAG
- the LOC129913389 gene encoding protein cereblon isoform X4 has protein sequence MDIDSEDPNLGRENVEEVAESPAVVATGSRQVIDTEDSPESDDSAESQSAVLRRVSRVNSEPNNPTETSSDDDGEPTPWEPDDEAVHMSDSEIEIEIERDERDLTELLTLERFSNTDEDASDPDAEQRARDNEIRFDTNLPAEHSYLGTNMNRVSGVEYLDTGRIHRIMLFMHQHIIFPGEVLPFMIPGFIIEADIDSDNGLLFGVAFGHVRCPKTQAMYGVTCQIYEKGTDERGHTLIKSRALQRFITTNDTRREHLEYITSGLQLKTFGYIKILPEISLPDPLASINIGSMNRFRDIPGLAGYLSDFRATTTIWPKHVFNQFTISSIIEKVLKSLETNKVQSMPTDPTRLSFWLSRNAHISEDQLSKIFMTDCTNVRMRMIADSFSDGSVFVCRVCRNPIAHCRELFAMSKHGVQSQYCNSSGYIHETNTVYKVFPNAITFSGEPSSEFSWFPGYEWHIIVCKMCNRHIGWQFRANGDNLSPVLFYGITGASVKVSKKNETRTLRNNLFSNLFQLIDL, from the exons ATGGATATTGATTCAGAAG ACCCAAATTTAGGACGTGAAAATGTTGAGGAAGTCGCAGAGTCTCCTGCAGTTGTTGCCACTGGATCACGCCAAGTAATTGATACTGAAGATTCCCCAGAATCTGACGACAGTGCAGAATCTCAAAGTGCGGTTTTACGAAGAGTTTCGAGAGTTAACAGTGAACCGAATAATCCGACTGAGACAAGTTCCGATGATGATGGAGAACCAA CACCCTGGGAGCCCGACGACGAAGCTGTCCACATGTCTGATtcggaaattgaaattgaaatcg AACGTGACGAGCGAGATCTTACAGAGTTGTTGACATTGGAACGTTTTTCAAATACCGACGAAGATGCCTCTGATCCGGATGCCGAACAACGAGCAAGAGATAATGAAATTCGTTTTGATACAAATCTACCCGCCGAACACTCGTATCTGGGTACGAATATGAATCGAGTGTCTGGAGTTGAGTACTTGGACACAGGCAGGATACATCGAATTATGCTATTCATGCATCAACACATTATATTCCCTGGCGAAGTGCTGCCATTTATGATTCCTGGATTTATAATTGAAGCGGACATTGATTCGGATAATGGTTTGTTGTTTGGAGTAGCGTTTGGTCATGTGCGATGTCCCAAAACACAGGCAATGTACGGAGTGACTTGTCAGATTTATGAGAAGGGAACTGATGAACGAGGTCATACGCTTATTAAGTCGAGAGCTTTGCAGAGATTTATAACAACTAATGATACAAGAAGAGa GCATTTGGAATACATCACATCAGGACTACAACTAAAAACTTTTGGCTATATCAAAATTTTACCTGAAATCAGTTTGCCTGATCCGCTAGCATCGATAAATATAGGAAGCATGAATAGATTTCGTGATATCCCAGGACTAGCTGGCTATTTGAGTGATTTTCGAGCTACAACAACAATCTGGCCAAAGCATGTCTTCAATCAGTTTACAATAAGTTCAATTATAGAAAAAGTGCTCAAATCGTTGGAAACAAATAAAGTGCAATCAATGCCAACAGATCCAACAAGACTTTCCTTTTGGTTGAGTCGCAATGCTCATATATCAGAGGATCAATTGAGTAAAATATTCATGACTGATTGTACAAATGTTCGAATGCGGATGATTGCAGATTCATTTAGTgat GGTTCCGTATTTGTTTGTCGAGTTTGTCGCAATCCCATTGCACATTGTCGGGAATTGTTTGCAATGTCAAAACATGGCGTTCAATCACAGTATTGCAATTCAT CGGGTTATATACACGAGACAAATACTGTATATAAAGTGTTTCCGAATGCCATTACTTTTAGTGGAGAGCCATCGAGTGAATTCAGCTGGTTTCctgg ttatgaatggCACATTATTGTTTGTAAAATGTGCAATCGTCACATTGGATGGCAGTTCCGTGCCAATGGTGATAATTTGAGTCCAGTTCTTTTTTATGGAATTACCGGTGCCAGTGTTAAGGtgtcaaagaaaaatgaaacaagAACACTGCGTAATAATCTTTTTagtaatttatttcaattgatTGATTTGTAG
- the LOC129913389 gene encoding protein cereblon isoform X3 has product MDIDSEVDPNLGRENVEEVAESPAVVATGSRQVIDTEDSPESDDSAESQSAVLRRVSRVNSEPNNPTETSSDDDGEPTPWEPDDEAVHMSDSEIEIEIERDERDLTELLTLERFSNTDEDASDPDAEQRARDNEIRFDTNLPAEHSYLGTNMNRVSGVEYLDTGRIHRIMLFMHQHIIFPGEVLPFMIPGFIIEADIDSDNGLLFGVAFGHVRCPKTQAMYGVTCQIYEKGTDERGHTLIKSRALQRFITTNDTRREHLEYITSGLQLKTFGYIKILPEISLPDPLASINIGSMNRFRDIPGLAGYLSDFRATTTIWPKHVFNQFTISSIIEKVLKSLETNKVQSMPTDPTRLSFWLSRNAHISEDQLSKIFMTDCTNVRMRMIADSFSDGSVFVCRVCRNPIAHCRELFAMSKHGVQSQYCNSSGYIHETNTVYKVFPNAITFSGEPSSEFSWFPGYEWHIIVCKMCNRHIGWQFRANGDNLSPVLFYGITGASVKVSKKNETRTLRNNLFSNLFQLIDL; this is encoded by the exons ATGGATATTGATTCAGAAG TAGACCCAAATTTAGGACGTGAAAATGTTGAGGAAGTCGCAGAGTCTCCTGCAGTTGTTGCCACTGGATCACGCCAAGTAATTGATACTGAAGATTCCCCAGAATCTGACGACAGTGCAGAATCTCAAAGTGCGGTTTTACGAAGAGTTTCGAGAGTTAACAGTGAACCGAATAATCCGACTGAGACAAGTTCCGATGATGATGGAGAACCAA CACCCTGGGAGCCCGACGACGAAGCTGTCCACATGTCTGATtcggaaattgaaattgaaatcg AACGTGACGAGCGAGATCTTACAGAGTTGTTGACATTGGAACGTTTTTCAAATACCGACGAAGATGCCTCTGATCCGGATGCCGAACAACGAGCAAGAGATAATGAAATTCGTTTTGATACAAATCTACCCGCCGAACACTCGTATCTGGGTACGAATATGAATCGAGTGTCTGGAGTTGAGTACTTGGACACAGGCAGGATACATCGAATTATGCTATTCATGCATCAACACATTATATTCCCTGGCGAAGTGCTGCCATTTATGATTCCTGGATTTATAATTGAAGCGGACATTGATTCGGATAATGGTTTGTTGTTTGGAGTAGCGTTTGGTCATGTGCGATGTCCCAAAACACAGGCAATGTACGGAGTGACTTGTCAGATTTATGAGAAGGGAACTGATGAACGAGGTCATACGCTTATTAAGTCGAGAGCTTTGCAGAGATTTATAACAACTAATGATACAAGAAGAGa GCATTTGGAATACATCACATCAGGACTACAACTAAAAACTTTTGGCTATATCAAAATTTTACCTGAAATCAGTTTGCCTGATCCGCTAGCATCGATAAATATAGGAAGCATGAATAGATTTCGTGATATCCCAGGACTAGCTGGCTATTTGAGTGATTTTCGAGCTACAACAACAATCTGGCCAAAGCATGTCTTCAATCAGTTTACAATAAGTTCAATTATAGAAAAAGTGCTCAAATCGTTGGAAACAAATAAAGTGCAATCAATGCCAACAGATCCAACAAGACTTTCCTTTTGGTTGAGTCGCAATGCTCATATATCAGAGGATCAATTGAGTAAAATATTCATGACTGATTGTACAAATGTTCGAATGCGGATGATTGCAGATTCATTTAGTgat GGTTCCGTATTTGTTTGTCGAGTTTGTCGCAATCCCATTGCACATTGTCGGGAATTGTTTGCAATGTCAAAACATGGCGTTCAATCACAGTATTGCAATTCAT CGGGTTATATACACGAGACAAATACTGTATATAAAGTGTTTCCGAATGCCATTACTTTTAGTGGAGAGCCATCGAGTGAATTCAGCTGGTTTCctgg ttatgaatggCACATTATTGTTTGTAAAATGTGCAATCGTCACATTGGATGGCAGTTCCGTGCCAATGGTGATAATTTGAGTCCAGTTCTTTTTTATGGAATTACCGGTGCCAGTGTTAAGGtgtcaaagaaaaatgaaacaagAACACTGCGTAATAATCTTTTTagtaatttatttcaattgatTGATTTGTAG
- the LOC129916125 gene encoding palmitoyltransferase ZDHHC16, whose product MSRIQWRLRGFPKKLLSRIKHRWNYMKICLNSLTYNHHMNASYASDVLMEPVFWFVDNYTCLLGPFFVIGVALLTSAVVYISYWIGLPFWWERSQNFSILVVIVGNWLLLNVIFHYVMAVITPAGNPPQDSVLVESVSMCKKCIAPKPPRAHHCSVCKKCVLKMDHHCPWLNNCVGYANHRYFFLYMVYTTIGCLFIIILGLEIGYNYLWLGQEESWTEVEPLVGQPVKFNLSGHIIPVTHISEYEDSIDGLRPAQHILPTPPPSSANGLSKRRAVIFMAFINVAVVIALGSLTIWHAKLVTNGETSIEAHINQSERKRFAKENKVYVNPYDFGRKKNWKLFLGLVRGRSFWRNVLLPSIHKPEGNGLAFHTVKDEFLLHDEWP is encoded by the exons aTGAGTAGAATACAGTGGCGCCTTCGAGGATTTCCAAAAAAACTATT ATCTCGCATCAAACATCGATGGAACTACAtgaaaatatgtttaaattcgTTGACTTATAATCATCATATGAATGCGAGTTATGCGAGTGATGTTCTTATGGAACCAGTCTTTTGGTTTGTCGACAATTACACATGTTTATTAGGACCG TTCTTTGTAATTGGAGTTGCATTACTCACTTCTGCTGTTGTTTACATTTCCTATTGGATTGGTTTGCCTTTTTGGTGGGAAAGGAGTCAAAACTTTTCCATTTTAGTTGTCATCGTTGGCAATTGGCTTTTGCTTAATGTTATATTCCATTATGTTATGGCTGTTATAACGCCAGCTGGAAATCCTCCACAG gATTCTGTTTTAGTGGAATCGGTTAGCATGTGTAAGAAGTGTATTGCACCAAAGCCTCCAAGAGCACATCACTGTTCAGTgtgtaaaaaatgtgttttaaaaatGGATCATCATTGTC CCTGGTTAAACAATTGCGTTGGCTACGCAAATCATCGATATTTCTTCTTGTACATGGTCTACACAACAATCGGCTGCCTATTCATAATCATACTCGGTCTAGAGATTGGCTACAACTATTTGTGGCTGGGACAAGAAGAGAGTTGGACAGAAGTCGAGCCCCTCGTTGGTCAGCCAGTCAAATTCAATTTAAGTGGTCACATTATTCCAGTC ACACACATAAGTGAGTACGAAGATAGTATTGATGGATTGCGACCAGCGCAACACATTCTGCCCACACCGCCACCAAGCTCTGCCAATGGCTTGAGTAAAAGACGTGCTGTAATTTTCATGGCATTCATCAATGTGGCAGTTGTGATTGCCTTGGGATCTCTTACAATTTGGCACGCAAAATTAGTGACAAATGGAGAGACTAGCATAGAAGCGCACATAAACCAGTCAGAAAGGAAACGTTtcgcaaaagaaaacaaagtcTATGTGAATCCTTATGATTTTGGTCGCAAAAAGAATTGGAAACTTTTTCTTGGTTTAGTTAGGGGAAG GTCTTTTTGGAGGAATGTACTTTTGCCGTCTATTCATAAGCCAGAGGGTAATGGCTTGGCATTCCATACTGTGAAAGACGAATTTCTGTTGCACGATGAATGGCCATAA